Proteins encoded within one genomic window of Setaria italica strain Yugu1 chromosome IV, Setaria_italica_v2.0, whole genome shotgun sequence:
- the LOC101767183 gene encoding uncharacterized protein LOC101767183 isoform X2, giving the protein MSDGRGWASLDTAQTHGTAQQAHYLVIALASGLPVVDRGGAAVSPSRLSRSLSRQQPATSGGTPSSSEKAQGTPLPAVPLLHLGDQGMTMSTTQKINPVESSAKVFKQASQFKRLGRKHPFVRYGLPLISLTVFGAVGLAHLIQGSKEVTKEKEDIEWEVVETTKALSRTGPVEGAYKPKKLSLEDELKALQQKVDINSYDYKPIPRPNEK; this is encoded by the exons ATGAGTGATGGACGCGGCTGGGCCAGTTTGGATACGGCCCAAACACATGGAACGGCCCAACAGGCCCACTACCTGGTCATTGCCCTTGCCTCCGGCCTCCCCGTCGTCGACCGCGGGGGCGCCGCCGTCTCTCCCTCGCGCCTATCCCGCTCACTCTCACGTCAGCAGCCGGCGACCAGTGGCGGGACGCCAAGCTCTTCAGAGAAAG CCCAGGGCACCCCTTTACCCGCGGTTCCTTTGCTTCATCTCGGTGACCAGG GTATGACCATGAGTACAACTCAGAAAATTAATCCAGTGGAATCATCTGCTAAGGTTTTCAAACAAGCCTCACAGTTCAAAAGATTGGGGCGGAAACATCCATTCGTCCGCTATGGACTACCACTCATTTCCTTGACAGTCTTTGGTGCAGTTGGGCTAGCTCATCTTATACAGGGCAG TAAAGAAgtgacaaaggaaaaggaagataTAGAATGGGAGGTTGTAGAGACAACGAAAGCTCTGAGCCGAACAGGGCCGGTGGAAGGAGCCTATAAGCCCAAGAAGCTCTCTCTAGAGGATGAACTGAAG GCTTTGCAACAAAAGGTTGACATAAACAGCTACGACTACAAGCCTATTCCAAGACCCAATGAAAAATAA
- the LOC101767849 gene encoding cystathionine beta-lyase, chloroplastic: MAATAAAPTAPARLFLLHSTRSSNPSSSASAQAQALRVPLPGLTLSRRRMAGAPPAAIAGASGDSERDLSASALSVEAHESAVAPDSDLEAKEPSVATILTSFENSFDMYGALSTPLYQTATFKQPSATDYGAYDYTRSGNPTRDVLQSLMAKLEKADQAFCFTSGMAALAAVTHLIQSGQEIVAGEDIYGGSDRLLSQVAPRHGIVVKRVDTTKISDVASAIGPLTKLVWLESPTNPRQQITDIKKISEIAHSHGALVLVDNSIMSPVLSRPIELGADIVMHSATKFIAGHSDLMAGILAVKGESLAKEIAFLQNAEGSGLAPFDCWLCLRGIKTMALRVEKQQANAQKIAEFLASHPRVKQVNYAGLPDHPGRSLHYSQAKGAGSVLSFLTGSLALSKHVVETTKYFHVTVSFGSVKSLISLPCFMSHASIPAAVREERGLTDDLVRISVGIEDVEDLIADLDRALRTGPA, translated from the exons atggccgccaccgccgccgcccccaccgctcccgcccgcctcttcctcctccactccacccGGTCCTCGAACCCCAGCAGCTCCGCCTCAGCTCAAGCCCAGGCCCTCCGCGTCCCGCTCCCCGGCCTCAcgctctcccgccgccgcatggctggggccccgccggcggcgatcgCGGGCGCCTCCGGCGACTCCGAGCGGGACCTGAGCGCCTCGGCGTTATCCGTGGAGGCCCATGAGTCCGCCGTCGCGCCGGATTCTG ATTTGGAGGCGAAGGAGCCAAGCGTGGCGACGATACTGACGAGTTTCGAGAACTCGTTCGACATGTATGGGGCTCTCAGCACGCCTCTGTATCAAACGGCCACCTTTAAGCAG CCTTCAGCAACAGATTATGGAGCTTATGATTATACTAGAAGTGGTAACCCTACTCGTGATGTTCTCCAGAG CCTTATGGCTAAGCTTGAGAAGGCAGATCAAGCATTCTGCTTCACCAGTGGAATGGCAGCACTAGCTGCAGTAACACACCTCATTCAGTCTG GGCAAGAAATTGTTGCTGGAGAGGACATATATGGTGGATCCGATCGTCTTCTCTCGCAAGTTGCGCCAAGACATGGAATCGTAGTAAA ACGAGTGGACACAACCAAAATTAGTGATGTAGCGTCTGCAATTGGTCCCTTGACTAAATTAGTTTGGCTTGAAAGTCCCACCAATCCTCGCCAACAAATTACTGACATAAAG AAAATCTCAGAGATAGCTCATTCACATGGTGCTCTTGTTTTAGTAGACAACAGCATCATGTCTCCAGTGCTCTCCCGCCCTATAGAACTTGGAGCTG ATATTGTGATGCACTCAGCTACCAAATTTATAGCTGGACATAGTGATCTTATGGCTGGAATTCTTGCAGTAAAGGGTGAAAG CTTGGCTAAAGAGATAGCATTTCTGCAAAACGCTGAAGGATCTGGTTTGGCTCCTTTTGATTGCTGGCTTTGCTTGAGGGGAATCAAAACCATGGCTCTGCGGGTGGAGAAACAGCAG GCTAATGCACAGAAGATTGCTGAGTTCCTAGCATCTCACCCGAGGGTCAAGCAAGTGAACTATGCTGGGCTTCCTGACCATCCTGGGCGGTCTCTACACTATTCTCAG GCAAAGGGAGCAGGCTCCGTTCTCAGTTTCCTCACCGGCTCACTGGCGCTCTCAAAGCACGTCGTCGAAACCACCAAGTACTTCCACGTAACGGTCAGCTTCG GGAGCGTGAAGTCGCTCATCAGCCTGCCGTGCTTCATGTCGCACGCGTCCATCCCCGCCGCGGTCCGCGAGGAGCGCGGCCTGACGGACGACCTCGTCCGGATATCCGTGGGCATCGAGGACGTCGAGGACCTCATCGCCGACCTCGACCGCGCGCTCAGGACCGGCCCGGCGTAG
- the LOC101767183 gene encoding uncharacterized protein LOC101767183 isoform X1 codes for MSDGRGWASLDTAQTHGTAQQAHYLVIALASGLPVVDRGGAAVSPSRLSRSLSRQQPATSGGTPSSSEKAAQGTPLPAVPLLHLGDQGMTMSTTQKINPVESSAKVFKQASQFKRLGRKHPFVRYGLPLISLTVFGAVGLAHLIQGSKEVTKEKEDIEWEVVETTKALSRTGPVEGAYKPKKLSLEDELKALQQKVDINSYDYKPIPRPNEK; via the exons ATGAGTGATGGACGCGGCTGGGCCAGTTTGGATACGGCCCAAACACATGGAACGGCCCAACAGGCCCACTACCTGGTCATTGCCCTTGCCTCCGGCCTCCCCGTCGTCGACCGCGGGGGCGCCGCCGTCTCTCCCTCGCGCCTATCCCGCTCACTCTCACGTCAGCAGCCGGCGACCAGTGGCGGGACGCCAAGCTCTTCAGAGAAAG CAGCCCAGGGCACCCCTTTACCCGCGGTTCCTTTGCTTCATCTCGGTGACCAGG GTATGACCATGAGTACAACTCAGAAAATTAATCCAGTGGAATCATCTGCTAAGGTTTTCAAACAAGCCTCACAGTTCAAAAGATTGGGGCGGAAACATCCATTCGTCCGCTATGGACTACCACTCATTTCCTTGACAGTCTTTGGTGCAGTTGGGCTAGCTCATCTTATACAGGGCAG TAAAGAAgtgacaaaggaaaaggaagataTAGAATGGGAGGTTGTAGAGACAACGAAAGCTCTGAGCCGAACAGGGCCGGTGGAAGGAGCCTATAAGCCCAAGAAGCTCTCTCTAGAGGATGAACTGAAG GCTTTGCAACAAAAGGTTGACATAAACAGCTACGACTACAAGCCTATTCCAAGACCCAATGAAAAATAA
- the LOC101768257 gene encoding putative clathrin assembly protein At5g35200, protein MAVGGTQPTLRKYLGALKDTTTVSLAKVNSDYKDLDIAIVKATNHVERPSKEKYIREIFLSISAARPRADVAYCIHALARRLSKTRNWAVALKTLIVIHRALREVDPTFREELINYGRSRSHMLNMAYFKDDSSAEAWDYSAWVRIYALYLEERLECFRVLKYDVETDPPRTRDLDTVALLDHLPPLQQLLFRLLACQPQGASSYNIIIQHALSMVALESVKIYTAISDGTINLVDKFFEMQRNDAIRALDIYKRATNQAERLSEFYEVCKTIHIGRGEKFLKIEQPPASFLQTMEEYVRDAPTMTKEKAVLAIEYKKEPEEEEKPASPPPAPEPEAEQEPEPEPEPVIEEPPAPEPDLLGLNEPSPAATAIEEQNALALAIVPIDDVPKAAPTFENGVTGWELALVTAPSSNETAVASSKKLAGGLDLLTLDSLYDDANRRASQPAASYNPWDATPAAPAPMLQTMAPAMQDPFYASSGYAAPHAVQMAAMAQQQQAFLLQQQMMTMAVAPPPAAAAVHHHPMPMQQNPANPFGNPFAPAGAHHPYGAAGMPLHAGPGNAYTGLI, encoded by the exons ATGGCAGTTGGCGGAACTCAGCCAACCCTCAGGAAGTACCTTGGTGCCCTCAAGGACACAACGACTGTGAGCTTGGCAAAAGTGAATAGTGATTATAAG GATTTGGACATTGCAATTGTCAAGGCCACTAACCATGTTGAGCGTCCATCAAAGGAGAAGTACATAAGAG AAatttttctttccatttctgctGCAAGGCCACGGGCAGATGTAGCATACTGCATTCATGCCCTTGCCAGACGCCTTTCGAAAACACGCAACTGGGCG GTTGCACTGAAGACATTGATTGTCATACATCGTGCTCTTCGAGAAGTTGATCCCACTTTTCGTGAAGAGCTTATCAATTATGGCAGATCTAGGTCCCATATGCTCAACATGGCCTACTTTAAGGATGACTCCAGTGCAGAAG CTTGGGATTATTCTGCATGGGTGCGCATTTATGCTTTATATCTAGAGGAGAGGCTCGAATGTTTCCGAGTGCTGAAGTATGATGTAGAAACAGATCCACCG AGAACTCGGGATCTTGATACTGTTGCTTTGCTTGATCATCTGCCACCACTACAGCAGCTTCTTTTTCGGCTTCTTGCTTGCCAG CCACAAGGAGCATCGTCTTACAATATTATAATCCAGCATGCACTTTCTATG GTTGCTTTAGAGAGTGTTAAGATCTACACCGCCATTAGTGATGGAACAATCAATCTGGTTGACAAG TTCTTTGAGATGCAAAGAAACGATGCTATTAGGGCACTTGACATATACAAAAGAGCAACTAACCAG GCTGAAAGACTCTCAGAATTTTACGAAGTGTGTAAAACTATACACATTGGGCGTGGTGAGAAGTTCTTAAAAATTGAACAG CCTCCAGCATCATTCTTACAGACTATGGAGGAGTACGTAAGAGATGCTCCCACGATGACAAAGGAAAAG GCTGTGCTGGCGATAGAGTACAAAAAAGagccagaggaggaagaaaaaccagcttcacctcctccagctccagaaCCAGAAGCAGAACAAGAACCCGAGCCGGAACCTGAACCTGTCATAGAGGAACCACCAGCACCTGAACCAGATTTGCTG GGTCTGAATGAACCTAGCCCTGCTGCGACTGCAATAGAAGAGCAGAACGCCTTGGCGCTGGCAATCGTCCCGATAG ATGATGTTCCTAAAGCCGCTCCTACCTTTGAAAACGGAGTGACAGGCTGGGAACTGGCCCTTGTCACCGCGCCAAGTTCAAATGAAACCGCCGTTGCCTCAAGCAAAAAATTG GCCGGTGGTCTGGACTTGCTGACACTCGACAGCCTGTACGACGACGCGAACCGGAGAGCGAgccagccggcggcgagctACAACCCCTGGGACGCCACCCCGGCGGCCCCCGCCCCGATGCTACAGACGATGGCGCCGGCGATGCAGGACCCGTTCTACGCCTCCAGCGGGTACGCGGCGCCCCACGCCGTGCAGATGGCCGCCatggcgcagcagcagcaggccttcctgctgcagcagcagatgATGACGATGGCGgtggcaccgccgccggcggccgccgccgtccaccacCACCCGATGCCGATGCAGCAGAACCCCGCGAACCCGTTCGGCAACCCCttcgcccccgccggcgcccaccaCCCCTACGGCGCCGCCGGCATGCCGCTCCACGCCGGGCCCGGCAACGCCTACACGGGGCTCATCTAG